One window from the genome of Chrysemys picta bellii isolate R12L10 chromosome 15, ASM1138683v2, whole genome shotgun sequence encodes:
- the RTN4R gene encoding reticulon-4 receptor translates to MKRAIAEGSKLLILVLCLNIQSEVESCPGACVCYSEPKITISCQQQGLTVIPTEIPIQTQRIFLHNNKITLVRSTSFSSCRNMTILWIHSNNISLIESGAFYGLDKLEELDLSDNVNLKSINPTTFRGLIHLHALHLDRCGLLELSTGLFRGLFSLQHLYLQDNNLQNLLDDTFLDLANLTYLFLHGNKIKSLSENVFRGLINLDRLLLHQNRISLVHRRSFHDLGKVMTLYLFNNNLTVLTGETMAPLVSLQYLRLNSNQWICDCQAQSLWNWFKQFKGSSSELECHLPTNLAGRDLKRLQSSDLEGCIDSFNQIRTSVFSTKTRSGKLPTTDSPLNSRDGTQKCCQPETDKSFIYEAKGKASPSSHSSRPSPNNPFKDKENMSKTKYIETDPSKNGSNKQINDSPFGTFPSVVDPPLTKLKPEFLAPIQPSTVPTKKRQGCSKKNKSKAQCRLTQQGNSSTLQPSLNLLLPLLVWSLLLFC, encoded by the coding sequence GAAGCAAACTGCTGATTTTGGTGCTTTGCTTGAACATCCAGTCGGAAGTGGAATCTTGCCCCGGGGCGTGTGTATGCTACAGTGAACCCAAGATCACAATAAGCTGtcagcagcagggactgacagTAATCCCCACTGAGATCCCCATACAGACCCAGCGCATCTTCCTGCACAATAACAAGATAACCCTGGTGAGGTCCACCAGCTTCAGTTCCTGCCGCAACATGACGATCCTTTGGATCCATTCCAACAACATCAGCCTCATCGAGTCCGGGGCATTTTATGGGCTTGACAAACTGGAGGAGTTAGACCTCAGTGACAATGTGAACTTGAAGTCCATCAATCCCACCACTTTCCGGGGTCTCATTCACCTTCACGCCTTACACCTGGATCGCTGTGGGCTCCTGGAGCTCTCCACAGGGCTTTTCCGAGGGTTGTTCTCCTTGCAGCATCTCTACCTTCAGGATAATAACCTGCAGAACCTGCTTGATGACACTTTCCTAGATCTTGCAAATCTCACCTACCTGTTTTTGCATGGTAATAAAATTAAGAGCTTGTCAGAGAATGTCTTTCGTGGGCTGATCAACCTGGATCGGCTCCTGTTGCACCAGAACAGAATCAGCCTGGTTCACCGCAGGTCTTTTCATGACCTGGGGAAAGTGATGACCTTGTATCTGTTCAATAACAACTTGACGGTGCTCACTGGAGAAACGATGGCTCCCTTGGTGTCCCTCCAATACCTTCGTTTAAATAGCAACCAGTGGATCTGTGATTGTCAGGCTCAGTCCCTCTGGAATTGGTTTAAACAGTTTAAAGGATCTTCATCGGAGCTGGAGTGCCATCTGCCCACTAACTTGGCAGGGAGAGACCTCAAAAGACTGCAGAGCAGCGACTTGGAAGGATGTATCGACTCTTTCAATCAGATAAGAACAAGTGTTTTTAGTACTAAGACCAGATCTGGCAAACTGCCAACCACCGACTCCCCTCTAAATTCCCGGGACGGCACCCAGAAGTGCTGCCAACCGGAAACAGATAAATCCTTTATTTATGAAGCCAAGGGCAAGGCAAGTCCATCTTCACACAGCAGCCGTCCGTCCCCCAACAACCCTTTCAAAGACAAGGAGAACATGTCCAAGACCAAGTACATCGAAACGGACCCTTCCAAAAACGGGAGCAACAAGCAGATAAACGACTCCCCTTTTGGGACCTTCCCCAGCGTTGTAGACCCTCCATTGACCAAGTTGAAACCAGAATTCCTAGCTCCCATTCAACCCTCCACAGTCCCAACCAAAAAGAGGCAGGGGTGCTCGAAAAAAAACAAGTCGAAGGCCCAGTGCCGCCTCACCCAACAAGGAAACAGCTCCACATTACAGCCAAGCCTAAATCTTTTGCTTCCCCTCTTGGTGTGGAGCTTACTGTTGTTCTGCTAA